Proteins encoded by one window of Seriola aureovittata isolate HTS-2021-v1 ecotype China chromosome 4, ASM2101889v1, whole genome shotgun sequence:
- the si:ch211-167j9.5 gene encoding tyrosine kinase receptor Cad96Ca isoform X1: MSANSSEANCSGQIPEPLFFILTGLLSATVLIFILLGVVCLRKSFSVFRWFAPFSHRYRSLVRTVRQLQGRKLLPDSDLQLEAPITPVRALPAAAAVAAAAAAAAEQVKEEEEELPLQTPLQKGSTVRPSSRKLWKGLQQDPRFMKSDLNLLQLIKAGKEGVFYQARMSRGTCKGHNMFTCKISKEGVRPKHVDVEVSIMRKLMHHKNILQLLDWNTTEEPYILILEYVSYGTLRTFLQTNRANLSADAELQSLLTIASYHIALAMQHLRSKMIVHCDLALRNIMVNRFPWEVKVAEFGLARDLTSLTSRRSSRWRSPRQRVPLRWYPPEYFKNNYYSFKGDVWAFGIVLWEMQMFGTLPYPDLETSEAVVYHICIGHKNTNPEGCRPEILHIMRDCWQEPYTLRPSFTDIIQMLEDVMENDADYVDVVSPQLLVKEDNEYHEAKCLRTASVTVDDTNPI; this comes from the exons ATGTCTGCTAACTCCAGTGAAGCTAACTGCTCAG GTCAGATCCCGGAGCcgctcttcttcatcctcactgGACTCCTCTCCGCCACCGTCCTCATCTTCATTCTGCTGGGCGTCGTGTGTCTCAGAAA GTCTTTCAGTGTTTTCCGTTGGTTCGCTCCATTTTCTCACAGGTATCGATCTTTGGTCCGGACCGTCCGGCAGCTGCAGGGGAGGAAGTTGTTGCCGGATTCTGACCTTCAGCTGGAAGCTCCCATCACGCCTGTGAGGGCGCTCCCAGCAGCCGCAGCAgtggcggcggcagcggcggcggcggcggagcaggtgaaggaggaggaggaggagcttccTCTCCAGACTCCCCTGCAGAAGGGCAGCACAGTCAGGCCCTCGTCCAGGAAGCTGTGGAAAGGCCTGCAGCAG GATCCTCGCTTCATGAAGTCAGACctgaacctgctgcagctgatcaaAGCGGGGAAGGAGGGCGTCTTCTACCAGGCCAGGATGAGCAGGGGGACGTGTAAGGGCCACAACATGTTCACCTGCAAGATCAGCAAAGAAG GCGTCCGTCCCAAACACGTGGACGTAGAAGTTTCCATCATGAGGAAACTGATGCACCACAAGAACATCCTCCAGTTACTGGACTGGAACACCACTGAGG AGCCTTACATCCTGATCCTGGAGTACGTGAGCTACGGCACCCTGAGGACCTTCCTGCAGACCAACAGAGCGAACCTGAGTGCAGACGCCGAGCTGCAGAGCCTCCTCACCATCGCCTCCTACCACATCGCTCTGGCCATGCAGCACCTGCGCTCCAAGATG atCGTGCACTGTGACCTGGCTCTCAGGAACATCATGGTGAACAGGTTTCCCTGGGAGGTGAAGGTGGCCGAGTTCGGTCTGGCCCGAGACTTGACCAGTTTAACGAGCCGCCGCAGCAGCCGCTGGAGGAGCCCCCGG CAGCGGGTTCCTCTGCGCTGGTATCCACCTGAGTACTTCAAGAACAACTACTACAGCTTCAAGGGAGACGTGTGGGCGTTCGGCATCGTGCTGTGGGAGATGCAGATGTTTG GAACTTTGCCGTACCCAGACCTGGAGACCTCCGAGGCTGTGGTGTACCACATCTGTATCGGCCATAAAAACACGAACCCTGAAGGCTGCAGACCGGAGAT ACTTCACATCATGCGAGACTGTTGGCAGGAGCCCTACACCCTGAGGCCCTCCTTCACAGACATCATCCAGATGTTGGAGGACGTCATGGAGAATGACGCC
- the si:ch211-167j9.5 gene encoding tyrosine kinase receptor Cad96Ca isoform X2 codes for MSANSSEANCSGQIPEPLFFILTGLLSATVLIFILLGVVCLRKYRSLVRTVRQLQGRKLLPDSDLQLEAPITPVRALPAAAAVAAAAAAAAEQVKEEEEELPLQTPLQKGSTVRPSSRKLWKGLQQDPRFMKSDLNLLQLIKAGKEGVFYQARMSRGTCKGHNMFTCKISKEGVRPKHVDVEVSIMRKLMHHKNILQLLDWNTTEEPYILILEYVSYGTLRTFLQTNRANLSADAELQSLLTIASYHIALAMQHLRSKMIVHCDLALRNIMVNRFPWEVKVAEFGLARDLTSLTSRRSSRWRSPRQRVPLRWYPPEYFKNNYYSFKGDVWAFGIVLWEMQMFGTLPYPDLETSEAVVYHICIGHKNTNPEGCRPEILHIMRDCWQEPYTLRPSFTDIIQMLEDVMENDADYVDVVSPQLLVKEDNEYHEAKCLRTASVTVDDTNPI; via the exons ATGTCTGCTAACTCCAGTGAAGCTAACTGCTCAG GTCAGATCCCGGAGCcgctcttcttcatcctcactgGACTCCTCTCCGCCACCGTCCTCATCTTCATTCTGCTGGGCGTCGTGTGTCTCAGAAA GTATCGATCTTTGGTCCGGACCGTCCGGCAGCTGCAGGGGAGGAAGTTGTTGCCGGATTCTGACCTTCAGCTGGAAGCTCCCATCACGCCTGTGAGGGCGCTCCCAGCAGCCGCAGCAgtggcggcggcagcggcggcggcggcggagcaggtgaaggaggaggaggaggagcttccTCTCCAGACTCCCCTGCAGAAGGGCAGCACAGTCAGGCCCTCGTCCAGGAAGCTGTGGAAAGGCCTGCAGCAG GATCCTCGCTTCATGAAGTCAGACctgaacctgctgcagctgatcaaAGCGGGGAAGGAGGGCGTCTTCTACCAGGCCAGGATGAGCAGGGGGACGTGTAAGGGCCACAACATGTTCACCTGCAAGATCAGCAAAGAAG GCGTCCGTCCCAAACACGTGGACGTAGAAGTTTCCATCATGAGGAAACTGATGCACCACAAGAACATCCTCCAGTTACTGGACTGGAACACCACTGAGG AGCCTTACATCCTGATCCTGGAGTACGTGAGCTACGGCACCCTGAGGACCTTCCTGCAGACCAACAGAGCGAACCTGAGTGCAGACGCCGAGCTGCAGAGCCTCCTCACCATCGCCTCCTACCACATCGCTCTGGCCATGCAGCACCTGCGCTCCAAGATG atCGTGCACTGTGACCTGGCTCTCAGGAACATCATGGTGAACAGGTTTCCCTGGGAGGTGAAGGTGGCCGAGTTCGGTCTGGCCCGAGACTTGACCAGTTTAACGAGCCGCCGCAGCAGCCGCTGGAGGAGCCCCCGG CAGCGGGTTCCTCTGCGCTGGTATCCACCTGAGTACTTCAAGAACAACTACTACAGCTTCAAGGGAGACGTGTGGGCGTTCGGCATCGTGCTGTGGGAGATGCAGATGTTTG GAACTTTGCCGTACCCAGACCTGGAGACCTCCGAGGCTGTGGTGTACCACATCTGTATCGGCCATAAAAACACGAACCCTGAAGGCTGCAGACCGGAGAT ACTTCACATCATGCGAGACTGTTGGCAGGAGCCCTACACCCTGAGGCCCTCCTTCACAGACATCATCCAGATGTTGGAGGACGTCATGGAGAATGACGCC